One Deltaproteobacteria bacterium genomic window, AACATGGAAATGGGTCGCATGGTGTTCACCTCAGGGTGAGGCAGTTACAAGATAACCGCCGGTGAGTCAACGCAAAAGGCCGCTGGCCCGGCCCGCGCCGTGTAGTAGTCTGGGCCAAGCCCCCCATTCACGAGAGCCCCCGGCTACCCCATGAGCAAGCAGGCCAAGAGCCGCCCCCGAGACGCCGCCTTCCGGACCACCCTGTCGCCGCTGGAGCTGCGAAAGAGCCTCCAGCCGGGCCAGTCCGTCGAGCTGCTGCAAGAACTCGGGCTCGTCAACCGCGACGGCAGCGCCACCGCCAGCGCCAACCGCAAGCTCAAGCAGATCTCGCATTTCCTTCGCCTGCTGGAGCCCGCGCTCGCGGACCTCTTCGAACGCCACCCGGACCCCGTCCTCGTCGACGCCGCGGCGGGGAAGAGCTACCTCGGCTTCGCGCTCTACGACCTGCTCCTTCGCGACCGGGAGACGGGCCAGGTCAAGGCCATCGAGAGCCGCGCGGAGCTCGCCACGCGCGCGACGGCCTTGCGCGACCGGAACGGCTACGCCCGCCTCGAGGTGCTGCAGAGCTCCATTCTGGAGGCCACGCTGCCCGAGCGGACCCACCTCGTCCTCGCGCTCCACGCCTGTGACACGGCCACCGACGAGGCGATCGTGCGCGCGGTCCGCACCAACGCCGATCACGTGGCCCTCGTCCCCTGCTGTCAGGCGGAGCTCGCCCGCCAGCTCGGCGCGCTCTCCGCGCCGGCCCTTCCCGCCCCGCCCCTGTCCGTACTGTGGCGCCACGCATGGCACCGCCGCGAGTTCGGGTCGCACCTGACCAACGTCCTCCGCGCGCTGCTTCTGCAGGCCCACGGCTATGCGATCAGCGTGACCGAGCTCGCCGGCTGGGAGCACAGCGTGAAGAACGAGCTGATCCTCGGGCGGCGCGTGGGCCGGTACCACGACCCCGCCCGGAAGGAGCTGGCGGAGCTGCTGCGGCAGATCCCGGTGCGGCCGTGGCTGGTGGAGCAGCTCCTCCCGGAGCTCCTGCCGGAGGCGGCCTGAACGAATCGTAGTTGGAGAGGGGGAAGGGAGGAGACTGGCCCGCCGGAGCCGACGATGCGGTCGGCGGGCCTCTCAGCGCGGAGCCCTACGGGTGGTAGGGGTTCCACTCCCAGTTGGAGGAGACCTTCACGTACTGCGTGACCTTCAGCACGACGTCCATCAGCTGGCGGTACTCGTAGAGCGCCTGCTCGGCCCGCGGGTCGGCGGCCACGCACGCATCCGGACCCGTCCCACCCTTGTCGCAGTACTTGGACTTCGACTTGAGCGTGTTCGCGTACTTGATCATGCGCTGGGCGATGCCCCGGTTGTCGCGGTACGCGATGGCAGCGTAGGTCGTCCCGTTGAACGGATCCTCGAAAGTCGTGAGGCCCGACGCCTTCTCGTTCGGCTTGATGTCCCAGCCCTCGCCAGCTCCCACCTTCCACATCAGGCTGCGCTCGGTGAAGTCGTTGTCGTAGTTCTCCTGGAAGAGCAGCATGCCCATCACGGCCATGTACAGCTGCACCGTGAACTTGGTAGCCGGCTCCACCGGGCCGCCGTTGGCCGGACGCGGCGCGTCGTGCGCCGGCGTGGCGTAGTTGCGGAACGCCAGGCCGTTGACCCACTCGGTCGTGACCTGCCGTCCGTCCTTGAAGGCCCGCGCCACCTGGGTCTTGTCCTTCGGCTTGTCCGCGTC contains:
- a CDS encoding SAM-dependent methyltransferase; translated protein: MSKQAKSRPRDAAFRTTLSPLELRKSLQPGQSVELLQELGLVNRDGSATASANRKLKQISHFLRLLEPALADLFERHPDPVLVDAAAGKSYLGFALYDLLLRDRETGQVKAIESRAELATRATALRDRNGYARLEVLQSSILEATLPERTHLVLALHACDTATDEAIVRAVRTNADHVALVPCCQAELARQLGALSAPALPAPPLSVLWRHAWHRREFGSHLTNVLRALLLQAHGYAISVTELAGWEHSVKNELILGRRVGRYHDPARKELAELLRQIPVRPWLVEQLLPELLPEAA